The following are encoded together in the Glycine soja cultivar W05 chromosome 5, ASM419377v2, whole genome shotgun sequence genome:
- the LOC114412934 gene encoding dof zinc finger protein DOF1.5-like isoform X2, with product MAEAQSGQASEGIKLFGTTITLHGRERKEDRNDSEDGTEEIKRPDKIIPCPRCKSMETKFCYFNNYNVNQPRHFCKGCQRYWTAGGALRNVPVGAGRRKVKPQFGQEERLALDEWHVAAVAHGDFRQLFPSKRRRMSSA from the exons ATGGCTGAAGCACAAAGTGGCCAAGCTAGTGAAGGGATTAAACTGTTTGGAACAACGATTACGTTGCatggaagagaaagaaaagaagatagAAATGATAGTGAAGATGGGACAGAGGAGATAAAGAGACCTGATAAGATCATACCATGCCCAAGATGCAAGAGCATGGAAACCAAGTTTTGCTACTTCAATAACTACAACGTTAATCAGCCCAGACATTTCTGCAAGGGATGCCAGAGATACTGGACGGCTGGTGGGGCCCTTCGCAACGTGCCAGTAGGAGCTGGCAGGCGAAAGGTCAAACCGCAGTTTGGTCAGGAGGAGAGGTTGGCTTTGGATGAATGGCATGTTGCCGCCGTGGCTCATGGTGATTTCCGGCAGCTTTTTCCATCTAAAAGACGGAGGATGAGCTCAG CATGA
- the LOC114412934 gene encoding dof zinc finger protein DOF1.5-like isoform X1, whose protein sequence is MAEAQSGQASEGIKLFGTTITLHGRERKEDRNDSEDGTEEIKRPDKIIPCPRCKSMETKFCYFNNYNVNQPRHFCKGCQRYWTAGGALRNVPVGAGRRKVKPQFGQEERLALDEWHVAAVAHGDFRQLFPSKRRRMSSAQHESQRKFVIIHEITEHPNQIETKEA, encoded by the exons ATGGCTGAAGCACAAAGTGGCCAAGCTAGTGAAGGGATTAAACTGTTTGGAACAACGATTACGTTGCatggaagagaaagaaaagaagatagAAATGATAGTGAAGATGGGACAGAGGAGATAAAGAGACCTGATAAGATCATACCATGCCCAAGATGCAAGAGCATGGAAACCAAGTTTTGCTACTTCAATAACTACAACGTTAATCAGCCCAGACATTTCTGCAAGGGATGCCAGAGATACTGGACGGCTGGTGGGGCCCTTCGCAACGTGCCAGTAGGAGCTGGCAGGCGAAAGGTCAAACCGCAGTTTGGTCAGGAGGAGAGGTTGGCTTTGGATGAATGGCATGTTGCCGCCGTGGCTCATGGTGATTTCCGGCAGCTTTTTCCATCTAAAAGACGGAGGATGAGCTCAG CTCAGCATGAAAGTCAAAGAAAGTTTGTTATCATCCACGAAATCACAGAACATCCAAATCAGATAGAAACAAAGGAGGCTTGA
- the LOC114412933 gene encoding 14-3-3-like protein C isoform X1, producing MASTKERENFVYVAKLAEQAERYEEMVEAMKNVAKLNVELTVEERNLLSVGYKNVVGARRASWRILSSIEQKEEAKGNDVSVKRIKEYRLKVESELSNICSDIMTVIDEYLIPSSSSGEPSVFFYKMKGDYYRYLAEFKSGDERKEAADHSMKAYQLASTTAEAELASTHPIRLGLALNFSVFYYEILNSPERACHLAKQAFDEAISELDTLSEESYKDSTLIMQLLRDNLTLWTSDIPEDGAEEQKVDSARAAGGDDA from the exons ATGGCCTCCACCAAGGAACGTGAAAACTTCGTCTACGTCGCCAAGCTCGCCGAACAAGCCGAACGCTATGaag AAATGGTGGAAGCAATGAAGAATGTGGCGAAGCTAAACGTGGAATTGACGGTAGAGGAGCGGAACCTTCTGTCGGTTGGGTACAAGAACGTGGTGGGTGCTCGTAGGGCTTCGTGGAGGATTCTTTCCTCGATTGAACAGAAAGAAGAAGCTAAAGGGAACGATGTGAGCGTGAAGAGGATAAAGGAGTATAGGCTGAAGGTGGAGTCTGAGTTGTCCAATATCTGCAGTGATATCATGACTGTTATTGATGAATACCTTATTCCCTCTAGCTCATCTGGTGAACCTAGTGTCTTTTTCTACAAAAT GAAGGGGGACTATTACCGGTACCTCGCAGAGTTCAAGTCCGGTGATGAGAGAAAAGAGGCTGCTGATCATTCCATGAAAGCGTATCAG TTGGCTTCCACTACTGCCGAGGCTGAGTTAGCATCCACACATCCCATCCGTTTGGGCCTGGCTTTGAACTTCTCTGtcttttattatgaaattttgaaCTCTCCTGAAAG GGCCTGTCACCTTGCTAAGCAGGCATTTGATGAAGCAATCTCTGAGTTGGATACTCTGAGCGAGGAGTCTTACAAAGACAGCACCCTAATTATGCAGCTTCTGAGGGACAATCTCACCCTGTGGACTTCTGACATCCCTGAAGATGGAG cagaggaacaaaaggtggATTCTGCCCGAGCTGCTGGAGGTGACGATGCATAG
- the LOC114412933 gene encoding 14-3-3-like protein C isoform X2, producing MASTKERENFVYVAKLAEQAERYEEMVEAMKNVAKLNVELTVEERNLLSVGYKNVVGARRASWRILSSIEQKEEAKGNDVSVKRIKEYRLKVESELSNICSDIMTVIDEYLIPSSSSGEPSVFFYKMKGDYYRYLAEFKSGDERKEAADHSMKAYQLASTTAEAELASTHPIRLGLALNFSVFYYEILNSPERACHLAKQAFDEAISELDTLSEESYKDSTLIMQLLRDNLTLWTSDIPEDGEEQKVDSARAAGGDDA from the exons ATGGCCTCCACCAAGGAACGTGAAAACTTCGTCTACGTCGCCAAGCTCGCCGAACAAGCCGAACGCTATGaag AAATGGTGGAAGCAATGAAGAATGTGGCGAAGCTAAACGTGGAATTGACGGTAGAGGAGCGGAACCTTCTGTCGGTTGGGTACAAGAACGTGGTGGGTGCTCGTAGGGCTTCGTGGAGGATTCTTTCCTCGATTGAACAGAAAGAAGAAGCTAAAGGGAACGATGTGAGCGTGAAGAGGATAAAGGAGTATAGGCTGAAGGTGGAGTCTGAGTTGTCCAATATCTGCAGTGATATCATGACTGTTATTGATGAATACCTTATTCCCTCTAGCTCATCTGGTGAACCTAGTGTCTTTTTCTACAAAAT GAAGGGGGACTATTACCGGTACCTCGCAGAGTTCAAGTCCGGTGATGAGAGAAAAGAGGCTGCTGATCATTCCATGAAAGCGTATCAG TTGGCTTCCACTACTGCCGAGGCTGAGTTAGCATCCACACATCCCATCCGTTTGGGCCTGGCTTTGAACTTCTCTGtcttttattatgaaattttgaaCTCTCCTGAAAG GGCCTGTCACCTTGCTAAGCAGGCATTTGATGAAGCAATCTCTGAGTTGGATACTCTGAGCGAGGAGTCTTACAAAGACAGCACCCTAATTATGCAGCTTCTGAGGGACAATCTCACCCTGTGGACTTCTGACATCCCTGAAGATGGAG aggaacaaaaggtggATTCTGCCCGAGCTGCTGGAGGTGACGATGCATAG